In the Anoplopoma fimbria isolate UVic2021 breed Golden Eagle Sablefish chromosome 7, Afim_UVic_2022, whole genome shotgun sequence genome, one interval contains:
- the emc4 gene encoding ER membrane protein complex subunit 4, which translates to MASPGGQGGGALSTRGGSGARRMKWALELSLGNTRSRGDRQGGQGDVVYPIGFSEKPVPDTSIQETDKNLVEKRCWDVALGPLKQIPMNLFIMYMSGNTISIFPIMMVCMMAWRPIQALMSMSATFKLLESSSQQWLQGLVYLVGNLLGSALAIYKCQSMGLLPTHSSDWLAFIGPPQRMEIMGGGMVL; encoded by the exons ATGGCGTCTccaggaggacaaggaggaggagctctGTCGACGAGAGGAGGCAGCGGGGCCAGGAGGATGAAGTGGGCTCTGGAGCTGAGCTTGGGCAACACCAG gagTCGTGGTGACCGACAGGGCGGACAGGGAGACGTCGTTTACCCCATCGGCTTCTCTGAGAAACCCGTCCCCGACACCAGCATCCAGGAGACGGACAAGAACCTGGTGGAGAAG CGCTGTTGGGACGTGGCTCTCGGGCCCCTGAAACAGATCCCCATGAACCTGTTCATCATGTACATGTCTGGAAACACCATCTCCATCTTCCCCATCATGATGGTTTGCATGATGGCCTGGAGGCCCATTCAGGCGCTCATGTCCATGTCTGCCA CCTTCAAGCTGTTGGAGAGCTCCAGTCAGCAGTGGCTCCAGGGCCTCGTCTACCTGGTCGGTAACCTCCTGGGCTCGGCGTTGGCCATCTACAAGTGTCAGTCCATGGGGCTGCTCCCAACAcactcctctgattggctggcttTCATAGGACCGCCTCAG AGGATGGAGATCATGGGCGGAGGGATGGTGTTGTGA